CTCCTCTTAACCTTCCAGCACCGGGCAGGCGTCACCCCCTATACATCACCTTGCGGTTTAGCAGAGAGCTGTGTTTTTGATAAACAGTTGCTTGGGCCTATTCACTGCGGCTGGCTGTTACACCAGCACCCCTTCTCCCGAAGTTACGGGGCTATTTTGCCGAGTTCCTTAACGAGAGTTCTCTCGATCACCTGAGGCTACTCGCCTCGACTACCTGTGTCGGTTTGCGGTACGGGTAGATATGACTTTACGCTAGAAGCTTTTCTTGGCAGTGTGACATCACGGAGTTCGCAACCGTAGTTGCTTCCCCATCACAGCTCAATGTTAGAGAAACATGCATTTGACACATCTCACACCTCACTGCTTAGACCAGAATCCATTAACTGGCATCCGTTAGCCTACTGCGTCCCTCCATCACGATCATATCTAGTACTGGAATATCAACCAGTTGTCCATCGACTACGCCTTTCGGCCTCGCCTTAGGTCCCGACTAACCCAGGGCGGACGAGCCTTCCCCTGGAAACCTTAGTCTTACGGTGGATAAGATTCTCACTTATCTTGCGCTACTCATACCGGCATTCTCACTTCTTAACGCTCCAGCACTCCTCACGGTATACCTTCATCGCGGTTAAGAACGCTCTCCTACCATTGATTTAAAATCAATCCAAAGCTTCGGTAATATGTTTAGCCCCGGTACATTTTCGGCGCAGGGTCACTCGACTAGTGAGCTATTACGCACTCTTTGAATGATAGCTGCTTCTGAGCTAACATCCTAGTTGTCTGTGCAACCCCACATCCTTTTCCACTTAACATATATTTTGGGACCTTAGCTGTTGGTCTGGGCTGTTTCCCTTTCGACTACGGATCTTAGCACTCGCAGTCTGACTGCCGAACATGTGTATTAGCATTCGGAGTTTATCTGAGATTGGTAATCCGAGATGGACCCCTCACCCAAACAGTGCTCTACCTCCAATACACTTACATTTCGACGCTAGCCCTAAAGCTATTTCGGAGAGAACCAGCTATCTCCCAGTTCGTTTGGAATTTCTCCGCTATCCACAAGTCATCCAAACACTTTTCAACGTGTCCTGGTTCGGGCCTCCAGTGTGTCTTACCACACCTTCACCCTGCTCATGGATAGGTCACTAGGTTTCGGGTCTACATCATGATACTAAAGCGCCCTATTCAGACTCGCTTTCGCTACGGCTCCGTCTCTTCAACTTAACCTCGCATCATAACATAACTCGCCGGTTCATTCTACAAAAGGCACGCTCTCACCCATTAACGGGCTCGAACTTCTTGTAGGCACACGGTTTCAGGTGCTATTTCACTCCCCTCACGGGGTTCTTTTCACCTTTCCCTCACGGTACTGGTTCACTATCGGTCACTAAGGAGTATTTAGGGTTGGGAGATGGTCCTCCCGGATTCAAACTGGATTTCGCGTGTCCAGCCCTACTCAGGATACTGCTAGGTATAAGCGCTATTTCGTCTACGGGATTATTACCCTCTTTGATTAACCTTCCCAGGTTATTCGACTATAATGCTTAAGTCCACGTTGCAGTCCTACAACCCCAAGAAGCAAGCTTCTTGGTTTGCCCTTCTTCGCGTTCGCTCGCCGCTACTTACGAAATCGTTTTTACTTTCTCTTCCTGCAGGTACTTAGATGTTTCAGTTCTCTGCGTTACCTTCACGTAAGCTATGTATTCACTTACGGATAACTGCTAGTAGCAGCTGGGTTTCCCCATTCGGAGACCGAGGGATCAATGCGTACTTACTGCTCCCCCTCGAATATCGTCGTTAGTCACGTCCTTCTTCGGCTCTTAGTGCCAAGGCATCCACCGTGCGCCCTTATTAACTTTGCCATGATGAATTTAATCATCTTTTTTCAAGTATAAGTTTGTAAATTCTTTAAAATTCACAGCTTTTGGTTTATTTTATCGTTATTAGATATTGTTATTTAGTTTTCAATGTTCAAGTGATTTTAACGTCTTGTCTGACAATGGAGCCTAGCGGGATCGAACCGCTGACCTCCTGCGTGCAAAGCAGGCGCTCTCCCAGCTGAGCTAAGGCCCCACAATCAAGAAATTGATTCTTGTATAGGTTTTCTACTAAACCCCTCAAAACTGAATAAAGTTGAATGCTCACGTCTTTGTATATATTCCTTAGAAAGGAGGTGATCCAGCCGCACCTTCCGATACGGCTACCTTGTTACGACTTCACCCCAGTCATCGGTCTTACCTTAGGTAGCGCCCTCCTTGCGGTTAGGCAACCAACTTCGGGTACTCCCAACTCCCGTGGTGTGACGGGCGGTGTGTACAAGGCCCGGGAACGTATTCACCGCGGCGTGCTGATCCGCGATTACTAGCGATTCCGACTTCATGTAGGCGAGTTGCAGCCTACAATCCGAACTGAGAATGGTTTTAAGAGATTAGCTAAACATCACTGTCTCGCGACTCGTTGTACCATCCATTGTAGCACGTGTGTAGCCCAGGTCATAAGGGGCATGATGATTTGACGTCATCCCCACCTTCCTCCGGTTTATCACCGGCAGTCTCGTTAGAGTGCCCAACTTAATGATGGCAACTAACAATAGGGGTTGCGCTCGTTGCGGGACTTAACCCAACATCTCACGACACGAGCTGACGACAACCATGCACCACCTGTATCCCGTGTCCCGAAGGAACTTCCTATCTCTAGGAATAGCACGAGTATGTCAAGACCTGGTAAGGTTCTTCGCGTTGCTTCGAATTAAACCACATGCTCCACCGCTTGTGCGGGCCCCCGTCAATTCCTTTGAGTTTCAACCTTGCGGTCGTACTCCCCAGGCGGAGTGCTTATTGCGTTAGCTGCGATACAGAGAACTTATAGCTCCCTACATCTAGCACTCATCGTTTACGGCGTGGACTACCAGGGTATCTAATCCTGTTTGCTCCCCACGCTTTCGAGCCTCAGTGTCAGTTACAGGCCAGAGAGCCGCTTTCGCCACCGGTGTTCCTCCATATATCTACGCATTTCACCGCTACACATGGAATTCCACTCTCCTCTCCTGCACTCAAGTCTACCAGTTTCCAATGCATACAATGGTTGAGCCACTGCCTTTTACACCAGACTTAATAAACCACCTGCGCTCGCTTTACGCCCAATAAATCCGGACAACGCTCGGGACCTACGTATTACCGCGGCTGCTGGCACGTAGTTAGCCGTCCCTTTCTGGTGAGATACCGTCACACGAGGAGCTTTCCACTCTCCTCGTCGTTCTTCTCTCACAACAGAGTTTTACGATCCGAAAACCTTCTTCACTCACGCGGCGTTGCTCGGTCAGACTTTCGTCCATTGCCGAAGATTCCCTACTGCTGCCTCCCGTAGGAGTTTGGGCCGTGTCTCAGTCCCAATGTGGCCGATCACCCTCTCAGGTCGGCTATGTATCATCGCCTTGGTGAGCCTTTACCTCACCAACTAGCTAATACAACGCGGGATCATCTTTGAGTGAAACAATTGTTTCTTTCAAGCTTAGAACATGTGTCCCTAGCTGTTATGCGGTATTAGCATTCGTTTCCAAATGTTGTCCCCCGCTCAAAGGCAGATTTCCCACGCGTTACTCACCCGTTCGCTGCTCTTTGGTTTAGTGCAAGCACCAAACCGCATCGCTCAACTTGCATGTATTAGGCACGCCGCCAGCGTTCGTCCTGAGCCAGGATCAAACTCTCAAATAAAGTATTTAAGTCACACTAATGTGACTGGCTTGTCTTTCATTATTGATTGACAGATTTTTTGATGTCTTTCGACATCACATGAGTCATTCTTCTTTATTCAGTTTTCAATGGTCTAGCTCGCTTCAAGACCCTCGTCTCTTGCGACAACTATTATATTCTATCAAACCCCCCTCCCTTTGTCAAGGATTAAATGTATTCCTTCTCGCTTTTTTTCATCTTGACCTCTCAAACCCCGCTGTTATCACGTTTTGATTGCTAGATTTTTTGTCGCTGAAATTTACTTTTTGGCTTTTAAAGGTCATTTAGGAAAAAAAAAATCACCACTAAAGGGTGGTGTTTTTCTGTGATTTAATTTTTACGACTGAAATTAGCTACATCAGCTGCTAAATTTTCAATAAATGTTTCAAATGGGATAACGGCTGTTTCTTTTGATCCATAGCGACGGATATTCACTGTACCATCTGCTTGTTCCTGATCGCCAATAACGATTTGGTAAGGAATTTTATGAGTTTGTGATTGGCGAATCTTCCAACCCATTTTTTCGTTGGCTTCATCAACGACAACACGGAAACCTCTATCTTGGAGTTCTCGTTGAATTTTCCAAGCATAATCGGCATGAATTTCATTATTTACTGGGATAATCGTTGCTTGAGTTGGTGCTAGCCATGTTGGGAAGGCACCTTTATAAACTTCAATAAGGTAAGCAATGAAACGTTCAAGGGTCGAAATAACACCTCGGTGAATCATAACTGGTCGATGTTTTTCACCGTCAGCACCAATATATGAAATGTCAAAGTTTTCTGGGTTCAAGAAGTCAAGTTGAATTGTTGAGAGGGTTTCTTCATTTCCAAGAGCTGTCTTAACTTGAATATCCAATTTTGGTCCGTAAAACGCAGCTTCCCCTTCTGCTTCAACATAATCAAGATTCATGTCATCCATTGTTGCTTTGAGCATCGCTTGAGATTTTTCCCACATTTCATCATCAGGGAAATATTTTACTGTATCTTTAGGGTCACGGTAGCTAAGGCGGAATTTGTAATCATTGATTCCAAAATCGCGGTACATATCCATGATAAGTTGCAAAATTTTACCAAATTCTTCTTGAACTTGTTCAAGCATTACGAAAGTATGCCCGTCATTAAGTGTCATTTCGCGGACACGTTGTAAACCTGAGAGGGCACCTGATTTTTCATAACGGTGCATCATACCGAACTCAGCGATACGGATTGGAAGCTCACGGTAAGAGTGAACGTGATGTTTATAGATTGCAATATGGCTCGGGCAGTTCATTGGACGAAGTTCCATCATTTCATCATCACCCATGTCCATTGGTGGGTACATATCTTCATGGTAATGTTGCCAGTGACCTGATTGTTTGTAAGTGTTAAGGTTCATCATCACTGGTGTAACGACGTGCTGATAACCATGTTTTACTTCTTGATCCACTACGAAACGCTCAATGATTCGACGAATTGTCGCACCAGCTGGTAGCCAATAAGCTGTTCCGGCTCCGAGTTCGGCATCATTGAAGAAAAGGTCAAGTTCGCGACCAAGTTTACGGTGATCCCGCTCTTTAGCTTCTTCACGGAATTTAAGGTTAGCTTCAAGGTCTTCTTTGGTAAACCATGCTGTACCGTAGATTCGTTGCATCATTTTGTTGTCAGAATTTCCACGCCAGTATGCTCCCGCAACATTGAGTAAGTGGAAGAATTTGATAACGCCAGTTGACGGAACATGTGGGCCACGGCAAAGGTCAGTGTATTCCCCTTGTGTATAAATTGTAAGTCCGCCCTCATCTTCGTTGTGTTCTTCAATGAGTTCAAGTTTATAAGGATCATGTGCAAAGATTGCTTTTGCTTCTTCTTTGCTCACTTCTTTACGCTCAGATTTAAAGTTTTCTTTAACGATTTTCTTCATCTCAGCTTCAATTTTGACTAAGTCTTCGTTTGAAATTTGTCCCGCTTCGTTGTCAGTATCATAGTAGAAACCGTCTTGAATGGCTGGACCCACTCCAAGGTGAATGTTAGGAAAGAGTCGTTTGGCCGCTTGGGCAAAGAGATGGGCTGCTGAGTGACGCAAAATGCCTAAAGCATCCTCATGTTGTGCTGTAACGATTTCAAAATCGGCATCTGCTGTGATTGCACGCGTTGCATCAATCAATTTTCCGTTAATTTTACCTGCAAGTGTTTTTTTGGCAAGGCTTGGTGAAATTGATTTGGCGATTTCAAATGTTGTTACGCCTGATTCAAATTCTTTAATATTGCCGTCTGGAAATGTGATTTTAATCATTTTTTATTACTCCTTATTTTTAATTATTTATCTTTTTCTGTGGAAAAATGAGTGGCGTATTTTTAAATCAATCGAGAGACACTCCATACTTTTCTTCTTCGATAAGAATATAAAAAAACGCAAACTCCATCCCAAA
The DNA window shown above is from Lactococcus sp. S-13 and carries:
- the thrS gene encoding threonine--tRNA ligase; translated protein: MIKITFPDGNIKEFESGVTTFEIAKSISPSLAKKTLAGKINGKLIDATRAITADADFEIVTAQHEDALGILRHSAAHLFAQAAKRLFPNIHLGVGPAIQDGFYYDTDNEAGQISNEDLVKIEAEMKKIVKENFKSERKEVSKEEAKAIFAHDPYKLELIEEHNEDEGGLTIYTQGEYTDLCRGPHVPSTGVIKFFHLLNVAGAYWRGNSDNKMMQRIYGTAWFTKEDLEANLKFREEAKERDHRKLGRELDLFFNDAELGAGTAYWLPAGATIRRIIERFVVDQEVKHGYQHVVTPVMMNLNTYKQSGHWQHYHEDMYPPMDMGDDEMMELRPMNCPSHIAIYKHHVHSYRELPIRIAEFGMMHRYEKSGALSGLQRVREMTLNDGHTFVMLEQVQEEFGKILQLIMDMYRDFGINDYKFRLSYRDPKDTVKYFPDDEMWEKSQAMLKATMDDMNLDYVEAEGEAAFYGPKLDIQVKTALGNEETLSTIQLDFLNPENFDISYIGADGEKHRPVMIHRGVISTLERFIAYLIEVYKGAFPTWLAPTQATIIPVNNEIHADYAWKIQRELQDRGFRVVVDEANEKMGWKIRQSQTHKIPYQIVIGDQEQADGTVNIRRYGSKETAVIPFETFIENLAADVANFSRKN